The Parabacteroides sp. AD58 genome includes a window with the following:
- a CDS encoding FimB/Mfa2 family fimbrial subunit — MKRIILAGTLLLMTVASCSKDDEYDDPISSLNLVSPELTAYVNNTDQSTSPLTGFLDIYPCTKGTSVYFGNYIDEKLTVFNAFYPIENGEIYSGYYRKLLLPEDTYNLVYWGTPVSNDDTYDSPSIKNPEITLGADLSTLYLELRKNQKDDTYNPTFDLVYAVKEKNLASDDLSTSLDRAVAGLKVIVKTADDSQLSSNISTMEVRINNIAEKLNFYTAQPENKTKTVKFALNKSADGKQMTNGTVMLFPSDENPLLELNITLSDGSVHSVSKKLNTTLTANNRLTLTIIIGDTVGEDSSEKGYFTVRNWIENSETIEFPTIP, encoded by the coding sequence ATGAAAAGAATCATTTTAGCAGGCACACTTTTACTGATGACTGTCGCATCATGTTCAAAAGACGACGAGTATGACGATCCTATTTCATCTCTAAATCTTGTCTCACCGGAATTAACGGCCTATGTGAATAACACAGATCAATCAACCAGTCCATTAACCGGATTCCTTGACATCTATCCATGCACAAAAGGCACTTCCGTTTACTTTGGAAATTACATAGACGAAAAACTTACTGTATTCAATGCCTTCTATCCCATCGAAAATGGGGAAATCTATTCAGGCTATTACCGGAAACTTTTATTACCCGAAGATACATACAACCTCGTTTACTGGGGAACGCCTGTCAGCAATGATGACACCTATGATTCTCCTTCCATAAAAAATCCGGAGATTACACTTGGAGCCGATTTATCCACGCTGTATCTTGAACTGCGGAAAAATCAGAAAGATGATACTTATAATCCGACATTCGACCTCGTTTATGCAGTAAAAGAAAAGAACCTGGCCAGCGACGATTTAAGTACCTCGCTCGACAGAGCTGTAGCTGGACTTAAAGTCATTGTAAAAACAGCCGATGATTCTCAACTCAGTTCGAACATATCGACGATGGAAGTCCGCATCAATAATATTGCTGAAAAGCTGAATTTTTACACGGCCCAACCCGAGAACAAGACCAAGACCGTTAAATTCGCTTTAAACAAATCGGCAGACGGCAAACAAATGACCAACGGAACAGTCATGCTCTTCCCTTCCGACGAAAACCCATTACTGGAACTAAACATTACATTAAGCGATGGAAGCGTTCATTCTGTCTCTAAAAAGTTAAATACAACTTTAACTGCCAACAACCGACTTACCTTGACAATTATTATCGGTGATACCGTCGGCGAAGACAGCAGCGAAAAGGGTTACTTTACAGTCCGGAACTGGATCGAAAACAGTGAAACGATTGAATT